The Candidatus Peregrinibacteria bacterium sequence AAGCGCAGAATGACCGCCAAGAACGGCGATGGTGAGTTGCTTGGTGTCGTACGTCTTTGTGATTTCGGAGATATTGACCATGCGGGAGAATTTTTAATTTTGAAATTTTAAATTTCTAAATAAATTCTAAGTCTTAATTTTTAAACAAGAAGAATTCAAACACATCTCTTAACCTTAAAAATTAGAAATTGAACATTAAGATTTATTTAGAAATTTAAAATTTCAAAATTAAAAATTCTCCTCACCCCAGTACCTCCTCCAGCCTTCCCTGCTCAATCGCAAGTTTAATCTCTCTCGCAATTCTTCTTCCTGTGCTCATCGGTTCATTATACTTCAGCCAACTGTAGGGAGATCCGTTAATGTACGGATTTGTCCCCGCGACAATTCTGGCAGAAATTTCAAAAACAAAAAATCGAATATTCGGATCCATAATTGTTTCGATGCAAAATGGACCAAACAGACCTTTTCCGGCGAGTTTTTTAGAAGCTTCGACTACCTGTCGTCCCATTTTAAACACATAGGGAAGAAGTGATTCTCGTATGACGAGCGGAATGTTTCCCGTGATCGTATAACTCGTTTTAATGTCTGTTTCAAGCTGATCACTCGCGCTAATTCTTCCAATAGAATCCGCATTAGACTCATATCTTTTATCAAATCCGAGCACCTCGAGTTCTCCGGTGAGAGGGGAAGAGAAGTAGTGAATATACATCGGAACACCAACAACATATTCCTGAATGACATATTCTTTTTCCGGTGGATATTCTCGGATGCGTTTTTCAAATTCTTTTGTATTTTTTGCGACAAAATACCCAAGCCCTCCTCTTGCTCCATGAAATTTTACAATAACCGGGCGATCTATATCATTCGGATTTGTATAAATTTTTGGAAGATTAAGACCCGCATCGAGAAGCCATTCTCGCTCTTTTGTTCGATCCGATTCATATTCCAAAATTCCCTTTGTGCCAAAATGCATC is a genomic window containing:
- a CDS encoding formate--phosphoribosylaminoimidazolecarboxamide ligase, with the translated sequence MAHISEYSIATLGSHTALQILKGAKDEGFRTICICTPKTREPYEYFGVADEILEVNSFADFFSVEDDLIKKNAIVIPHGSFVSYVGPENMMKLRTMHFGTKGILEYESDRTKEREWLLDAGLNLPKIYTNPNDIDRPVIVKFHGARGGLGYFVAKNTKEFEKRIREYPPEKEYVIQEYVVGVPMYIHYFSSPLTGELEVLGFDKRYESNADSIGRISASDQLETDIKTSYTITGNIPLVIRESLLPYVFKMGRQVVEASKKLAGKGLFGPFCIETIMDPNIRFFVFEISARIVAGTNPYINGSPYSWLKYNEPMSTGRRIAREIKLAIEQGRLEEVLG